Proteins from a genomic interval of Paenibacillus thermoaerophilus:
- the cysT gene encoding sulfate ABC transporter permease subunit CysT, producing MKRNRRSGGVLPGFGLTMGFTVFYLSLIVLIPLSALFAKSASIGWEAFWNIATNDRVLASFRVSFLTAFAAALINLVFGLLVAWVLVRYTFPGKRVIDGLIDLPFALPTAVAGISLTALYSENGWLGSLLYPLGIKSAFSPFGITVALVFIGLPFVVRSVQPVIQQMGSDLEEASATLGSGRWNTLRRIVFPELVPALLTGFALAFARGIGEYGSVVFISGNMPMKTEIAPLLIMTKLEQYDYPGAATIATLLLVLSFILLMGINFLQWRANRRTTA from the coding sequence ATGAAACGTAACCGCCGCTCGGGCGGCGTACTTCCGGGCTTTGGCCTGACGATGGGATTTACGGTTTTTTATTTAAGTTTGATCGTGCTCATTCCGCTGTCGGCTCTGTTCGCCAAGTCGGCGTCGATCGGATGGGAAGCGTTCTGGAATATCGCTACGAACGACAGGGTGCTGGCTTCCTTCCGGGTCAGCTTCCTGACGGCGTTCGCGGCGGCGCTGATCAATCTCGTGTTCGGCTTGTTGGTGGCGTGGGTGCTGGTCCGCTACACGTTCCCGGGCAAGCGCGTGATCGACGGCCTGATCGATCTGCCGTTCGCCTTGCCCACGGCCGTGGCGGGCATCTCGTTGACGGCTCTCTATTCCGAGAACGGATGGCTTGGCAGCCTGTTGTATCCGCTCGGGATCAAGTCGGCGTTTAGTCCTTTCGGGATAACGGTTGCGCTCGTCTTTATCGGCTTGCCCTTCGTGGTGCGGTCGGTTCAGCCGGTCATTCAGCAAATGGGCTCCGATCTGGAGGAGGCTTCGGCGACGCTCGGGTCGGGACGCTGGAATACGCTGCGGCGCATCGTATTTCCCGAGCTGGTGCCTGCCCTGCTGACAGGATTCGCGCTGGCGTTCGCCAGAGGCATCGGCGAATACGGATCGGTTGTCTTCATCTCCGGCAACATGCCGATGAAAACGGAAATCGCTCCGCTTCTTATCATGACCAAGCTGGAGCAATACGATTATCCGGGCGCCGCGACCATCGCCACGCTGCTGCTCGTGCTTTCGTTTATTCTGCTGATGGGTATCAACTTTTTGCAGTGGCGAGCGAACCGCCGGACGACGGCATAA
- the cysW gene encoding sulfate ABC transporter permease subunit CysW, with amino-acid sequence MAGYVSSTFQGQTSARPAHLTEPAWVRIALTAVALLFLAVVLVLPLIVVFTQALSKGWTVYVDAITEPEAWSAVKLTLLTAAIVVPLNTLFGLSAAWLVTKFKFRGKSALVSLIDLPFAISPVISGLIFVLLFGARGWFGPWLAEHDIKIIFAVPGIVLATLFVTFPFVARELIPIMEAQGSEEEEAASSMGASGWRTFWQITLPNIKWGLLYGIILCNARAMGEFGAVSVVSGHIRGETNTLPLHVEILYNEYQFAASFAAASLLVLLAVATLIAKSLIEWKHNRDMRQTAASPQGE; translated from the coding sequence ATGGCCGGATACGTCTCGAGCACGTTCCAGGGGCAGACATCCGCCCGCCCCGCCCATTTGACCGAACCCGCCTGGGTTCGCATCGCATTGACCGCCGTCGCGCTGCTGTTTTTGGCCGTTGTGCTCGTGCTGCCGCTGATCGTCGTCTTCACCCAAGCGCTGTCCAAGGGCTGGACGGTTTACGTTGATGCCATTACCGAACCCGAGGCGTGGTCGGCCGTCAAGCTGACGCTTCTGACGGCGGCTATCGTCGTGCCGCTGAACACCTTGTTCGGTTTGTCGGCGGCCTGGCTTGTCACCAAGTTCAAGTTCCGCGGAAAATCCGCGCTGGTCTCGCTGATCGATCTGCCGTTTGCGATCTCACCCGTCATCTCCGGCCTGATCTTCGTGCTCCTGTTCGGCGCGCGGGGGTGGTTCGGACCTTGGCTGGCCGAACATGACATCAAGATTATTTTCGCCGTTCCGGGAATCGTGCTCGCTACGCTGTTCGTCACATTCCCGTTTGTGGCCCGGGAACTGATACCGATCATGGAGGCGCAGGGCTCCGAGGAAGAGGAAGCGGCTTCCAGCATGGGGGCAAGCGGCTGGCGCACGTTCTGGCAAATCACGCTTCCGAACATCAAATGGGGATTGCTGTACGGCATCATCCTCTGCAACGCCCGGGCGATGGGCGAGTTCGGCGCCGTATCGGTCGTCTCGGGCCATATTCGCGGAGAGACGAACACGCTGCCGCTGCATGTCGAGATTTTGTACAACGAGTATCAATTCGCGGCTTCGTTCGCCGCGGCGTCTCTGCTGGTTCTGTTGGCGGTCGCGACGCTGATCGCCAAGAGCTTGATCGAGTGGAAGCACAACCGGGATATGCGGCAGACGGCCGCGAGCCCTCAAGGAGAGTGA
- a CDS encoding sulfate/molybdate ABC transporter ATP-binding protein, with the protein MRVDVRNLNKSFGDFQASSDISFTIEGGKLVGLLGPSGSGKTTILRMLAGLETPDSGDILFEGESVLGLPPQKRGIGFVFQNYALFRHMTIFENIAFGLRVNKWSKPQIHSRVTELLELTGLQGLAKRYPHQLSGGQRQRVAFARALAPQPKLLLLDEPFAAIDAKVRKELRSWLRETINRLGITTVFVTHDQEEAVEVADEILVLHQGCLQQQGTPIDIYKSPATPFVAGFIGESAIIENPAELRGFSQASSGSQAVIRPEFLEIGTEREIEPISAAERGLVTGVWFRGNRWQIEVEVPDDVASGRRRLTGYRSLEQPELSPGQEVLVLIHRLYLFQGDRTETVENALKSDRMPVHI; encoded by the coding sequence ATGAGAGTAGACGTGCGAAATCTGAACAAATCGTTCGGAGACTTTCAGGCCTCGAGCGATATCAGCTTCACGATTGAAGGCGGCAAGCTGGTCGGCCTGCTGGGCCCGAGCGGCAGCGGCAAGACGACGATACTGCGCATGCTGGCGGGGTTGGAGACGCCGGATTCGGGCGACATCCTGTTCGAGGGCGAGAGCGTCCTCGGCCTGCCGCCGCAGAAGCGCGGGATCGGCTTCGTGTTCCAGAACTACGCCTTGTTCCGCCATATGACGATCTTTGAAAATATCGCGTTTGGTCTGCGGGTGAACAAATGGAGCAAACCGCAGATTCACTCCCGCGTAACGGAGCTGCTGGAGCTGACGGGTCTGCAAGGCCTGGCGAAGCGGTACCCGCATCAGTTGTCCGGCGGACAGCGGCAGCGGGTGGCGTTCGCCCGCGCGCTGGCGCCCCAGCCGAAGCTGCTGCTGCTCGACGAGCCGTTCGCCGCGATCGACGCGAAGGTGCGCAAGGAGCTTCGCTCCTGGCTGCGCGAGACGATCAACCGTCTCGGCATCACGACGGTATTCGTGACGCACGACCAGGAGGAGGCGGTCGAGGTTGCCGACGAGATTCTCGTTCTGCATCAAGGCTGTCTCCAGCAGCAAGGAACGCCGATCGACATCTACAAGAGTCCGGCTACGCCGTTTGTCGCCGGCTTTATCGGAGAGTCGGCGATTATCGAAAATCCGGCCGAGCTGAGAGGCTTCAGCCAGGCTTCGTCCGGATCGCAGGCCGTCATCCGTCCGGAATTTCTGGAGATCGGCACGGAACGCGAGATCGAGCCGATATCGGCTGCGGAGCGGGGATTGGTGACCGGCGTCTGGTTCCGCGGCAACCGGTGGCAGATCGAGGTTGAGGTGCCGGACGACGTCGCGTCCGGCCGCAGGCGGCTTACCGGCTACCGCTCGCTGGAGCAGCCGGAGCTGTCGCCGGGCCAGGAAGTGCTGGTGCTGATTCACCGTTTGTATTTGTTCCAGGGAGACCGGACGGAGACGGTGGAGAACGCGTTAAAAAGCGACCGGATGCCGGTTCACATCTAA
- a CDS encoding YezD family protein, which translates to MPRSVHLDEWWINRIADSVNGLEYGAVQIIVHDGRIVQIERTERKRFEAERAKEATSARPDRRERLQS; encoded by the coding sequence ATGCCGAGAAGCGTTCATCTTGACGAATGGTGGATCAACCGGATCGCCGACAGCGTCAACGGCTTGGAGTACGGAGCTGTGCAAATTATCGTTCATGACGGCCGCATCGTGCAAATCGAGCGGACGGAAAGAAAACGGTTTGAAGCGGAACGCGCAAAAGAGGCGACGAGCGCGCGCCCCGATCGCCGGGAACGGCTCCAGTCTTGA
- a CDS encoding catalase, whose product MSTIDPKNRLTTNQGAPVGDNQNSRTAGRRGPTLLEDYHLIEKLAHFDRERIPERVVHARGAGAYGVFRTARSFSEHTRAHFLAEAGRETPVFVRFSTVIHGTGSPETLRDPRGFAVKFYTEEGNYDLVGNHLPVFFIRDAIKFPDMVHSLKPSPYTNVQEPSRYWDFMTLSPESTHMLTWLFSDLGTPASYREMDGFGVHAFKWINREGRVQYVKYHWKSRQGVRTLTSEEAAAIQARDFNHATRDLHEAIERGDYPQWDLYVQLMPVDHLDRHPFDPLDATKVWPEDQYPLTLVGTMTLNRNPDNYFAEVEQSAFSPSALVPGIEASEDKLLQGRLFSYPDTQRYRLGANYLQIPVNCPYAPVRNHQRDGAMTIKQDTSPVNYEPNSDEDSPKEDPAYADSTVPLAGTAGRERIEKTDDFTQAGEKYRSYTPYEQERLIANLAADLSGVPEHIQLRAVCNFFRADAEYGSRLAAALGLDISGFVPKN is encoded by the coding sequence ATGAGCACGATTGACCCCAAAAACCGTCTGACCACGAACCAAGGCGCGCCGGTGGGCGACAACCAAAATTCCCGAACGGCCGGACGGCGCGGCCCTACGCTGCTTGAGGATTACCATCTCATCGAAAAACTCGCCCATTTCGACCGCGAGCGCATCCCGGAACGCGTCGTTCACGCCCGGGGAGCGGGCGCGTACGGCGTGTTCCGGACCGCCCGCAGCTTCTCGGAACATACACGCGCCCATTTCCTGGCGGAAGCCGGTCGGGAGACGCCGGTCTTCGTCCGATTCTCCACCGTCATACACGGCACCGGCTCGCCGGAGACGCTGCGCGATCCGCGCGGCTTCGCGGTGAAGTTCTACACGGAGGAAGGCAACTACGACCTGGTCGGCAACCATCTGCCCGTCTTTTTCATCCGCGACGCGATCAAGTTCCCAGACATGGTGCATTCTCTCAAACCGTCTCCGTATACGAACGTCCAGGAGCCGTCCCGTTACTGGGATTTCATGACGCTGTCGCCGGAGTCGACGCATATGCTCACCTGGCTGTTCTCCGATCTCGGCACGCCCGCCAGCTACCGCGAGATGGACGGCTTCGGCGTTCACGCGTTCAAGTGGATCAACCGGGAAGGCCGGGTTCAGTACGTGAAGTATCATTGGAAATCCCGCCAAGGCGTGCGGACGCTGACAAGCGAAGAGGCGGCCGCGATACAGGCCCGCGACTTCAACCACGCGACCCGCGACCTGCACGAAGCGATCGAGCGCGGCGATTATCCGCAATGGGACCTGTACGTTCAGTTGATGCCCGTCGATCATCTCGACCGGCACCCGTTCGACCCGCTGGATGCGACCAAAGTTTGGCCGGAGGATCAGTACCCGCTCACGCTGGTCGGCACGATGACGCTGAACCGCAACCCGGACAATTATTTCGCCGAGGTCGAGCAGTCGGCCTTCTCGCCCAGCGCGCTTGTGCCGGGAATCGAGGCCTCCGAGGACAAATTGCTGCAAGGCCGCCTGTTCTCCTATCCGGATACGCAGCGCTACCGGCTGGGGGCGAACTATCTGCAAATTCCCGTCAACTGCCCGTACGCTCCGGTTCGGAACCACCAGCGCGACGGCGCGATGACGATCAAGCAAGACACGTCGCCGGTCAACTACGAACCGAACAGCGACGAGGACAGCCCGAAGGAAGATCCGGCTTACGCCGACAGCACGGTGCCGCTTGCGGGAACGGCCGGCCGCGAACGGATCGAAAAAACGGACGACTTCACGCAAGCCGGCGAAAAATACCGCAGCTACACGCCTTACGAACAGGAACGGCTGATCGCGAACCTCGCCGCGGACCTGTCCGGCGTGCCGGAGCACATCCAGCTTCGCGCCGTCTGCAACTTTTTCCGCGCCGACGCCGAGTACGGCAGCCGACTTGCGGCCGCGCTCGGTCTGGATATCAGCGGATTTGTGCCGAAGAACTAA
- a CDS encoding winged helix-turn-helix domain-containing protein, with protein MQQAVNSAELLTPTMPPLTAPQQGACCVETRRIVIVSPSPGHLHELIRDLSSSCFDVISLHRFDPELIRELEADFVLVDLTGPDPYADWHLLTQGRESAGAELKRLPHRFLVDVYADSRGWRRSLTQDRELGNTMSSREIVARIREDLETAPGSVIIDSDRRIRFKDLTIDRKKQSVYRGGVRMPLTKTEYDLLVTVLAAGGEVLSREQILNAVWGTDYYGGSNVVDVHVRSLRRKLGDRAVYSKYIATVRGSGYRMAD; from the coding sequence ATGCAGCAAGCCGTAAATTCCGCCGAGTTGCTTACGCCGACCATGCCTCCTCTGACCGCTCCCCAGCAAGGAGCGTGCTGCGTCGAGACGAGGCGCATCGTGATCGTCAGCCCGTCGCCCGGCCATTTGCACGAGCTGATCCGCGACCTGTCCTCCTCGTGCTTCGACGTCATCTCGCTGCACCGGTTCGACCCGGAGCTGATCCGGGAGCTGGAAGCGGACTTCGTGCTTGTCGATCTGACCGGCCCCGATCCTTACGCCGATTGGCATCTTCTCACGCAGGGCCGCGAAAGCGCCGGGGCTGAGCTCAAGCGCCTGCCCCACCGTTTTCTCGTCGACGTATACGCCGATTCCCGAGGCTGGCGGCGTTCCTTGACGCAGGACCGCGAGCTGGGCAACACGATGTCCTCCCGCGAGATCGTCGCCCGGATTCGCGAAGATCTGGAGACCGCTCCGGGATCGGTCATTATCGACAGCGACCGCCGCATCCGGTTCAAGGATTTGACCATCGACCGAAAAAAACAATCCGTTTACCGCGGAGGCGTGAGAATGCCGCTGACCAAGACGGAATATGATCTTCTTGTGACCGTGCTTGCCGCTGGCGGAGAAGTGTTGTCGCGCGAGCAAATTTTGAACGCCGTCTGGGGCACCGACTATTACGGCGGCAGCAACGTCGTCGACGTCCATGTGCGCAGCCTGAGACGCAAGCTGGGAGACCGGGCGGTCTACTCCAAATATATCGCAACCGTGCGCGGGTCCGGTTACCGGATGGCCGACTGA
- a CDS encoding Fur family transcriptional regulator: MNKINLTSQRKAVLDVVRHSADHPTAADIMERLRQQGLHFAYGTVYNSLNYLTGAGLIRELKLGESASRYDARTDDHHHIVCRVCGRVDEVLTDLPDSWLEQVKQETGYRVEEAHVILEGVCLTCSKP, from the coding sequence ATGAACAAGATCAATCTGACCTCTCAGCGCAAAGCGGTGCTCGACGTGGTGCGCCATTCGGCCGACCACCCGACCGCGGCGGACATCATGGAGAGGCTCCGCCAACAAGGCCTTCATTTCGCGTACGGCACCGTGTACAATTCGTTGAATTACTTGACCGGCGCCGGCCTGATCCGGGAGCTGAAGCTTGGCGAATCGGCCAGCCGTTACGACGCCCGCACCGACGACCATCATCATATCGTCTGCCGCGTCTGCGGGCGGGTTGACGAAGTGTTGACCGACCTCCCGGATTCTTGGCTGGAGCAGGTGAAGCAGGAAACCGGTTATCGCGTGGAAGAAGCACATGTCATTCTGGAAGGAGTATGCCTAACATGCAGCAAGCCGTAA
- a CDS encoding NAD-dependent malic enzyme codes for MAGLGGKSIILRLEMNLQETTFGKVASRIGELGGDIVAIDVIQAGREVSVRDVTVTVGDSLQIERITEAMRNLQGVKLINVSDRTFLLHLGGKIETRPKTPIQNRDDLSRVYTPDVARVCLAIKDEPRKAFTLTIKRNTVAVVSDGSAVLGLGNIGPEAAMPVMEGKAMLFKQFADVDAFPICLNTQDTDEIVRTVKAIAPAFGGINLEDISSPRCFEIEERLRRELDIPVFHDDQHGTAVVLFAGLLNALRLVGKPLSQVRAVVCGIGAAGVACSKILLAGGIGELIGVDREGILHRGRRYANEMWNWYAAHTNPRGVTGGLREAVEGADVFIGLSAGGLLKREHVAAMADRPIVFAMANPTPEIAPEEIEDLAAVIATGRSDYPNQINNVLCFPGIFRAALDCRSSQITEEMKLAASRAIASTVSDGELNEHYIIPSVFHSQVVARIREEVVAAAISSGVARRIPREFR; via the coding sequence ATGGCCGGACTCGGCGGCAAAAGCATTATTCTGCGCCTGGAGATGAATTTGCAGGAGACGACCTTCGGCAAGGTAGCCTCGCGGATCGGCGAGCTTGGCGGCGATATCGTGGCGATCGACGTCATTCAGGCCGGTCGGGAGGTGTCCGTCCGCGATGTGACGGTTACGGTCGGCGACTCCTTGCAGATCGAACGGATTACGGAGGCGATGCGCAATCTTCAAGGGGTCAAGCTCATCAACGTCTCGGACCGCACGTTTCTGCTCCACCTCGGCGGAAAGATCGAGACGCGGCCGAAAACGCCGATCCAGAACCGCGACGACCTCTCCCGCGTCTACACGCCGGACGTCGCCCGCGTCTGCTTGGCGATCAAGGACGAGCCCCGCAAGGCGTTTACGCTGACGATCAAGCGTAATACCGTAGCGGTCGTCTCGGACGGCAGCGCCGTGCTCGGCCTCGGCAACATCGGACCGGAAGCGGCGATGCCCGTCATGGAAGGCAAAGCGATGCTGTTCAAGCAGTTCGCCGATGTGGACGCCTTCCCGATCTGCCTGAACACGCAGGACACGGATGAAATCGTCCGCACGGTGAAGGCGATCGCCCCTGCCTTCGGCGGCATCAACCTTGAGGATATCTCGTCGCCACGATGCTTCGAGATCGAGGAGCGGCTGCGCCGGGAGCTCGACATCCCGGTGTTTCACGACGATCAGCACGGCACGGCGGTGGTGCTGTTCGCCGGGCTGCTGAATGCGCTGCGCCTCGTCGGCAAGCCGCTCTCCCAGGTCAGGGCGGTCGTCTGCGGCATCGGCGCGGCGGGAGTCGCCTGCAGCAAAATATTGCTGGCGGGCGGCATCGGCGAGCTGATCGGCGTCGACCGCGAAGGCATTCTTCATCGCGGCCGCCGATACGCCAATGAGATGTGGAACTGGTACGCCGCCCATACGAATCCCCGCGGCGTGACCGGCGGACTCCGGGAAGCGGTCGAAGGCGCGGACGTCTTCATCGGGCTGTCCGCCGGCGGACTGTTGAAGCGCGAGCATGTCGCCGCGATGGCCGATCGGCCGATCGTCTTCGCCATGGCGAATCCGACGCCGGAGATTGCTCCCGAAGAGATCGAGGATCTCGCGGCGGTTATCGCCACCGGACGCTCCGACTACCCCAACCAGATCAATAATGTGCTCTGTTTTCCGGGCATTTTCCGTGCGGCGCTCGACTGCCGCTCTTCGCAGATTACGGAGGAGATGAAGCTGGCGGCCTCCAGAGCCATCGCTTCGACCGTATCGGACGGCGAATTAAACGAGCATTACATCATCCCCAGCGTATTTCATTCGCAAGTGGTGGCGCGAATCCGCGAGGAAGTCGTGGCGGCGGCCATCTCCTCGGGCGTCGCCCGCCGCATCCCGCGCGAGTTCCGCTGA
- a CDS encoding histidine triad nucleotide-binding protein — protein MMDVATDCIFCKIVSGDIPSTKVYENDDVLAFRDIQPQAPVHILIIPKKHIPTWNDLTPEDGRIVAEIAKAAQIVAREQNVADSGYRLVNNCNKDGGQVVYHLHVHLLGGEKLAGLNPKG, from the coding sequence ATGATGGATGTGGCAACCGATTGCATCTTCTGCAAGATCGTATCGGGCGATATTCCGAGCACCAAGGTGTACGAGAACGACGACGTGCTGGCATTCCGCGACATTCAGCCGCAAGCGCCGGTACATATTTTGATTATCCCCAAAAAGCATATTCCGACCTGGAACGATCTGACGCCGGAGGACGGCCGGATCGTCGCCGAAATCGCCAAAGCCGCCCAGATCGTCGCGCGCGAGCAGAACGTCGCGGATTCCGGTTACCGGCTGGTGAACAACTGCAACAAGGACGGCGGGCAAGTCGTCTATCACCTGCACGTCCACCTGCTTGGCGGCGAAAAGCTTGCGGGGCTGAACCCCAAAGGTTGA
- the rpsU gene encoding 30S ribosomal protein S21, whose product MSETRVKKNETIEAALRRFKRSIAKDGVLAEVKKRKHYEKPSVKRKKKSEAARKRKF is encoded by the coding sequence GTGTCTGAAACGAGAGTTAAGAAAAATGAAACGATCGAAGCCGCACTCCGCCGTTTCAAGCGTTCCATCGCTAAGGACGGCGTTTTGGCTGAGGTTAAGAAACGCAAGCACTACGAAAAGCCTAGCGTAAAACGCAAGAAAAAATCGGAAGCGGCTCGCAAGAGAAAGTTCTAG
- a CDS encoding GatB/YqeY domain-containing protein has translation MSLSERLNEDLKQAMKNQDKFKLSVIRMIRSAIKYVEIEKKKTLDDQEVLEILTREVKQRKDSLQEFQKAGRDDLVEPLQREIAVIGEYLPQQLSEDEIKAIVQETIQAVGASSKADMGKVMGALMPKVKGRADGKLVNQIVQQLLS, from the coding sequence ATGAGCCTAAGCGAACGACTGAACGAAGACCTCAAGCAAGCGATGAAAAATCAGGATAAGTTCAAACTTTCCGTCATTCGGATGATTCGTTCAGCGATCAAATACGTTGAAATCGAAAAGAAAAAAACTCTCGATGACCAAGAAGTTCTGGAAATCCTGACTCGCGAGGTCAAACAGCGCAAAGACTCCCTCCAAGAATTCCAGAAAGCGGGACGCGACGATCTGGTCGAGCCCTTGCAACGCGAGATTGCCGTCATAGGCGAATACCTTCCCCAGCAGTTGTCCGAGGACGAAATCAAAGCCATCGTACAAGAGACCATCCAAGCAGTTGGCGCCTCAAGCAAAGCCGACATGGGCAAAGTCATGGGCGCTCTGATGCCGAAGGTTAAAGGTCGAGCGGATGGGAAGCTCGTCAATCAGATTGTGCAGCAGTTGCTTTCCTGA
- a CDS encoding NfeD family protein has translation MRSAISRPARRRAAVWTIFAVAAALVLAVWLPAFGAARAAEDSRVVYTASIEGTIDAGMEGYVKRVVRQAQENGASLLVFEINTLGGRLDSAEQIGQSIRASQVPTVAYVRSTATSAGSYIALNAGKLIMQPGSSIGAAAVVTADGRPVTDAKVVSHWASQMRAAAELRGRDPRIAEAMVRSELELELPAIGKTVKSGEILSLSAEEALKVGYADGMAGSLSDVLKMEGFESAHQETVRLSLAERLASFLTNPVVMTLLFIVGIAGVAIELIVPGFGVPGVLGICGFGLYFFGQYAAGAAGYEHVLLFVLGIALLTAEMFVPSFGLLGVAGVASLGAGIVLAARDTAHALVSLGFGSAVAVGIVIIFAIAFRDRGIWNRFILRDRLSSEEGYVASEDRRHLQGMTGKALTPLRPSGTILIEGRQVDVVANGRFIGAGSTVKVIDTDGTRVVVEEVEPHPPGS, from the coding sequence ATGCGATCTGCAATCAGTCGTCCGGCGCGCAGGCGAGCGGCCGTTTGGACGATTTTCGCGGTTGCGGCGGCGCTCGTGCTCGCGGTGTGGCTGCCGGCTTTCGGCGCCGCCCGAGCGGCCGAGGATTCCCGCGTCGTCTATACGGCATCGATCGAAGGAACGATTGATGCGGGCATGGAAGGATACGTGAAGCGAGTCGTCCGACAGGCGCAGGAGAACGGCGCGTCGCTGCTGGTGTTCGAGATCAACACGCTGGGCGGCCGTCTCGATTCGGCGGAGCAGATCGGGCAGTCGATCCGCGCGTCGCAGGTGCCGACCGTCGCGTATGTGCGAAGCACCGCGACGTCCGCCGGCAGTTATATCGCGCTGAACGCGGGCAAGCTGATCATGCAGCCCGGCAGCTCGATCGGAGCGGCCGCCGTCGTTACGGCTGACGGCCGGCCAGTGACGGACGCCAAAGTCGTCTCGCATTGGGCGAGCCAGATGAGGGCGGCCGCGGAGCTTCGGGGGCGGGACCCCCGGATCGCGGAGGCGATGGTTCGTTCGGAGCTGGAGCTGGAGCTGCCGGCGATCGGCAAGACGGTCAAGTCGGGTGAGATTTTGTCGCTGTCCGCGGAGGAAGCGTTAAAGGTCGGTTATGCCGACGGCATGGCAGGCTCGCTCTCCGACGTTCTGAAGATGGAAGGGTTCGAGTCGGCCCATCAGGAGACGGTCCGCCTCTCGTTGGCCGAACGGCTGGCGAGTTTTCTGACCAACCCCGTCGTGATGACGCTGCTGTTTATCGTCGGCATCGCCGGCGTGGCGATCGAACTGATCGTTCCGGGCTTCGGCGTTCCGGGCGTGCTGGGCATTTGCGGCTTCGGCTTGTATTTCTTCGGCCAATATGCGGCGGGAGCCGCCGGCTACGAGCATGTGCTGCTGTTCGTGCTCGGCATCGCGCTGCTGACGGCGGAGATGTTCGTGCCGAGCTTCGGTTTGCTCGGAGTCGCCGGGGTCGCCTCGCTCGGCGCGGGAATCGTGCTTGCGGCGAGAGATACCGCGCATGCGCTCGTGTCGCTGGGATTCGGTTCGGCGGTGGCGGTCGGAATCGTCATCATCTTCGCCATCGCGTTCCGGGACCGGGGAATTTGGAACCGGTTTATTTTGCGCGACCGATTGTCGTCGGAAGAAGGATACGTCGCCAGCGAAGACCGCCGGCATCTGCAAGGCATGACAGGCAAGGCGCTGACGCCGCTCAGGCCTTCCGGCACGATCCTGATCGAAGGAAGGCAGGTCGACGTGGTCGCGAACGGCCGCTTTATCGGCGCGGGCAGCACGGTGAAGGTGATCGATACGGACGGAACGCGCGTTGTCGTCGAAGAGGTGGAACCGCATCCTCCCGGCTCATAA
- the floA gene encoding flotillin-like protein FloA (flotillin-like protein involved in membrane lipid rafts), producing the protein MFLPILLIAALAIIVLSVLFTFVPVMLWISALASGVYVGIFTLIAMRLRRVVPSRIVNPLIKAHKAGLGLTINQLESHYLAGGNVDRVVNALIAAQRANIPLQFERAAAIDLAGRDVLQAVQMSVNPRVIETPMVAAVAKDGIEVKVKARVTVRANIDRLVGGAGEETIIARVGEGIVTTVGSSSTHKDVLENPDLISRTVLDKGLDAGTAFEILSIDIADVDVGKNIGANLQTEQAEADKRIAQAKAEERRAMAVAQEQEMKAKVVEMRAKVVEAESQVPLAMAEALRNGNLGVLDYMNVRNLDADTQMRSSIGRATDPSKPEK; encoded by the coding sequence ATGTTTCTCCCGATTTTGCTGATCGCCGCGCTGGCGATCATCGTGCTTTCCGTATTGTTTACGTTCGTGCCGGTTATGCTTTGGATTTCCGCCCTGGCGTCCGGCGTCTATGTCGGCATCTTCACCCTGATCGCGATGCGCCTGCGGAGGGTTGTTCCCAGCCGCATCGTCAATCCGTTGATCAAAGCCCACAAAGCCGGCCTGGGGTTGACGATCAACCAGTTGGAAAGCCATTATCTGGCCGGCGGCAACGTCGACCGCGTCGTCAACGCGCTGATCGCCGCGCAGCGGGCGAACATCCCGCTGCAATTCGAGCGGGCCGCGGCGATCGACCTCGCGGGCCGGGATGTGCTGCAGGCGGTGCAGATGAGCGTCAATCCGCGCGTCATCGAGACGCCGATGGTCGCCGCCGTGGCGAAGGATGGCATCGAAGTCAAAGTCAAAGCCCGCGTAACGGTGCGGGCGAACATCGACCGGCTCGTGGGCGGCGCCGGCGAGGAGACGATTATCGCGCGCGTCGGCGAAGGCATCGTCACGACGGTCGGCAGCTCGAGCACGCATAAGGATGTGCTGGAGAACCCGGATCTGATCTCCCGGACGGTGCTGGACAAAGGGCTGGATGCGGGCACCGCGTTCGAAATTTTGTCGATCGACATCGCGGACGTGGACGTCGGCAAGAACATCGGCGCCAACCTGCAGACCGAGCAGGCGGAGGCGGACAAACGGATCGCCCAGGCCAAAGCGGAGGAGCGCCGCGCCATGGCCGTCGCGCAGGAGCAGGAGATGAAGGCGAAAGTCGTCGAGATGCGCGCCAAAGTGGTCGAGGCCGAGTCGCAGGTTCCGCTGGCGATGGCGGAAGCGCTCCGCAACGGCAATCTCGGGGTTCTGGACTACATGAACGTTCGGAATCTCGACGCCGACACCCAGATGAGATCGTCGATCGGCAGGGCGACGGACCCGTCCAAGCCGGAGAAATAA